The DNA segment aatccccaatgatggagattctacaacctccctaggcaatttattccagtgcttaaccactctgacagtttaggaaaaacttcctaatgtccaacctaaactgcccttgctgcaatttaaactcattgcttcttgtcctatactcagaggttgagaagaacaatttttctcctgcttccttgtaacaaccttttatgtacttgaaaacttatgtcccttctcagtcttctcttctccagactaaatattGAGTGCCAATGTGGATTGAGCTGCTGAGTTGCTGTGAGTGTCAGACAGGTCCAGTGAGGATGAGTCAAGGAAGGAAAGGGAGCCCTACCAATACTGCAGCTCACATGTCTGCAGGTTAAAGGGGTGATTCAGTGTTTGTAACAAAagatactattttttccccctctgtaaattGTGGAAGGGCTGTGATTAAAGTATTGTTAGTAAAATGCTGTTCTTTCCTCTTGGGCAGGAGGACCTCTGAGATGTGGTGTTGGAGAAGGGAGTGAAACATGCAGAAAAACCCACACAGGATTAGTTTTGCTTAGAGGGACACTTTCCCTTTTTAATTCAAGTTTTTAGAAGCTGTTTCATATGATCCCTCAGTTCTGGGGGAACTTGAGGGATGCTCAGATCCTTGACATTCAGGATTAGCTCATGCGCTTGCTGGAAGAGCTCCTTCCCCACAGCTTCCTCCACCCGGCTGCGCCACTCTGCCAGCTTGGGCCGGTTCTCAAAGATGTCACAGCCACTGCCTACAGGCTgcaaagacagaagcaaaaacaCAGTAGCACAACTTCCATGCGAACAGTCCAAACCAGAATCCATTTAGAGGGATGGGACCAAAAAGCCatttggaattaaaaacaaatatcagTTGGATCAAGTCAGATCTGGAAGATTTGAGGGTTTGATTTCAGCTCATTTCAAGTTCTCCATTTCTAGGAGACTAGAGTAGTATCTGAGGAtacctgtaacagctgcatgggGACACAGAGAGATAGCAATGTGGtcttccccttctgccccctacCCCAACATTAACAGGAAAGGCATTCTTGAGTTTTCATTGGAAACACTTCATTGTTTGGGTTTAAAAATCCCTCTGCAGAGTTTGCAACCCAAAACTTAGAGTCATGCTAACACATGAAAGCCAGAATGTGAAGAGACTAGTATGTCACTCTGCTGGGCAATGAAAATAGACACGACAAACTGACAGCACAAGTGTCAATAAGTATGTTACAAACACTATCTCAAGAGATAAtcaattttataatgaaaagTAAAGTAGATTCACACCAGCCAATTAAAAGGAGACTCCTGCAATACAAAAGCAGGTAATCATTCTTAAGGATACATACAATGGTACTTCAGTTGTGTGAATGTGTTTAGGGATACAGAGGAAGTCCTCGCTCTAATATatagaaatgttttctttctaaGTTTAGACTGTATGCTCAGCACTTCaaggaaaatgaaacaaacaaacaaaaccctcacaACTCTGACCCCCAGACTTTTCCCTGTGGAATTCCCAGTCTGAGGAAGGGAAACCATGCACTTCTCAATCAGTTTAAAACACAGGTAGTTTTTCCACAGTGCTGAGCATTTCCAGGTACACTCACCCTAGAATAAGTTTTAGTAACTTAGGACCTTTCAGCTAGTCTACTGATTTCCACTGATTTCTGCCAGAGGACCAGTAATCAGAACAGGGTTgaagttctttgtttaaaatatttttcatttccataGGAAGTGTCACTTCAACGCTTTCAGTTTTATCCAAAAAGTTTGAAAGACAAACTGGCAAACAGAACTCTTATTTGAGATATTTTTGCAGGACCTGAAAGCCATGTGCCAGCTCACTCTCCCAGCAACCCAGCTTGCTTTGTCTGAAGTCTGGTTGGCAACTGGAACCAGTAGGACCAACACTCACCTGCATGAGCTCCACAACAGCCATCAGGTCTGCCAGGGAGATCTCGTTGCCCACAATGAAGGGCTTGTCCTGCAGGAACTTTTCCTCAAACTGCTTCAGAGCAGAATTCAGTTCCTCGACATTCTCCTCTAGCGTCTCTGGAGAAAATGGCTGCCCTAGAATGAGAGGCACCAGTACCTACCAGAGAGAGGAAAATGCAGCTCTAACATGTTACCTGCCAACTTTTAGTCCATCCACCATGCAGCCTTGGCACCCTGAACCACTCTAAGTATCCCTCATTAGTTTATAATGGAGTGGGCTGAGTTAACTGGTACTGGAAACCCCCTCTGCTAGGCTGGCTAGCATAAAAACCCATTGCATCATATTTGTCCAAATCAGGCAGTTTTGTTCAGATTCTCCTCTTTGGAGacatttgcctttaaaaaaaacaacaacaacatttcacaCCAACTGCAATTACAGCCCCTTGTTTCAAGAGGAGAGGCCTGTCTCTGCAGAGAGAAGCGACAGTTATGCCTAGTCAGTCAGAAAGCaggaggaaagtggtcagtgtcTGGCACCATCTCACCCTTGCCAGATCAGTTACATTTACTTACTACTCTGGACTGAGTACAGTGGAGACAATGTTCCCGCAGATTCAATCTTGGGAAGAATTGGGGCTAGAATATAAAGGAATCTTTCAGCAGGAGTAAGCGGGTCCATTACAATCCATCAGGAAGAGTGCTGGCTCACCAGGGATGCCAATGCAACTCAAGTTCCAGTTTGGTTTCCAAATATCAGCTGGTCTGTGTCTTTGGCTAGTGAGGCACAACATCCAGAAACAGTCCCAGTCATCCGTACAAGAAACTCCAAGCAAACAGCATGTCTGGCATTTTCTAGCTTTTGAGCACTGAACTTTGCAACCTCAGTGctcttttaatgtcatttttggGATGTAAGAGATCTACACTACCCTGGCAAGGTACCAGCCTGGTAAGATAGTGACACTCTACATTAAGGTCATTCCGAGTATGCCCCCGAATCCCTTGCCGCACACATACTTTGTAGGAAATAGGGATGCTATGGAGAGGGGAGGTTGAATGCATTCTACATGCTACAGCACTAGCAGGTGCTAGCAGTCAGTTCTCATGTTATCGAATATCTTTACCTTGGTTATGAAAATTTTGCACCCTTTCTCCCGAATGGTAGCGTGCTGCCAGGACAAGTACTCGTCAACCCGGGCCCGTTTCTGCAGGTCTGAAGGGTACCAGTGATCAGGGGTGTTGAATTTTCGGCTCAGATAGAGAAGGATTGCAATGCTGCCCAGATAGTAACAGGGAACAATGGACAGGTGAATTAAGAGGTTAttgtctcccctcttccccccacatctCAGAATACTCTTACTACCAATAGCTAGGTCAGTGAGTTAATACTGACAGACCCAAGAATCTCCCCATAATCCCTAATAACCAGTCATGTTCTGTAACATGAGAGTTACAACT comes from the Chelonia mydas isolate rCheMyd1 chromosome 15, rCheMyd1.pri.v2, whole genome shotgun sequence genome and includes:
- the LOC102929480 gene encoding glutathione S-transferase theta-1 codes for the protein MVVELFLDLLSQPCRALFIFAKKNNIPFEFKHVDLLKGHNHSEDFGKVNALKKIPAIKDGAFTLAESIAILLYLSRKFNTPDHWYPSDLQKRARVDEYLSWQHATIREKGCKIFITKVLVPLILGQPFSPETLEENVEELNSALKQFEEKFLQDKPFIVGNEISLADLMAVVELMQPVGSGCDIFENRPKLAEWRSRVEEAVGKELFQQAHELILNVKDLSIPQVPPELRDHMKQLLKT